TCGATGACGTGCTGAACGTCTCGGGTCACCGCATGGGCACGATGGAAATCGAGTCGGCGCTGGTGGCGAACCCGATCGTGGCCGAGGCTGCGGTCGTGGGACGTCCGGACGATACGACGGGCGAGGCGATTGTCGCGTTCGTGGTGCTTAAACGTTCGCGCCCGACGGGTGACGAAGCGAAGCAACTGGCGTTGGAGCTGCGTAACTGGGTGGGCAAGGAGATCGGTCCGATCGCCAAGCCGAAAGACATCCGTTTCGGCGACAACCTCCCGAAGACGCGCTCGGGCAAGATCATGCGTCGTTTGCTGCGTGTGATTGCGAAGGGTGAAGAGATCACGCAGGACACGTCCACGCTCGAAAATCCGGCCATTCTGGACCAACTGAAGCAGGCGCAGTAAGCGCAGATTCGATTCCGTTGCGTCTGCAATGACGAAGCGCTCGCGGCCCGGCGCGCATGGCAATGCTGCTGCGTCGGAGATTCACGATGCCGATGGCCTGTCCTCTGACGTCATGTCGGAGGGCAGGCCGCGTACGCAAAATTCCGTTGGCTCGCTCCCTTTGTCCTCTGCTGAAATCGACATCGACTGGCATGGCGAGGCCGCTGCAATTGCGGCGCGTCATTGGCGTCGCACGTTGTGGCTCGTGGCGGTGCTGATGGCGATTGGTTTCGTTGTGACGTTCGTCCCTCAGTTCTGGGCTCGCGAGTGGGCGTCGGTACGAATCGCGGGATGGCCGTTGCCGTTCTACATGGGGGCGCAAGGCTCGATCCTGATCGACATTGGTCTTATCGCCATCTACGCACTGATGCAGCGACGTAACGATGCGCGTTATCGCGACGCGTTGATTCGATTGCGCCACGAGCGCCGCAAGCGCCTCGGGCTCGAGGACAACGCGCCGGACCCTGTGATGGCGCGCGCCACATCGCGTAGCGCAGGCAGTGATTCTTCTCGCGCCGCCTCGGCGCAAACCTACCGATGAGTTTCACGCGCAGGCTGCTGCGCTACTACCTGTATTACACGGCGGGATTTCTCGCGTTCGTGCTGATGATCGGCTTGCTTGAGCGCGTCAACGGCCCGGGCGTGTGGATCGGCTACGCCTTCCTTTTCGTGACGATTGCCGTGTACGCGGTGATCGGTCTTATCTCCCGCACGTCCGACGCAGCCGAGTATTACGTCGCAGGACGTCGCGTGCCGCCGATGTTCAACGGCATGGCGTGCGCAGCCGACTGGATGAGCGCCGCGTCGTTCATGGGCCTCGCGGGCTCGCTTTACGTCTCCGGATACGACGGCCTCGCTTACGTCATGGGATGGACGGGGGGGTACTGTCTGGTGGCGTTCTTGCTCGCGCCGTACTTGCGCAAGATGGGGCGCTACACGGTGCCCGACTTCCTGGGCACGCGATACGACAGCAATCTCGTGCGGGCGCTGGGCGTCTTTTCGACGATTTTGTGTTCGTTCGTGTATCTCGTCGCGCAGATTCAGGGCGTGGGGCTGATCGCGTCGCGCTTTATCGGTGTCGAGTTCACGATCGGGATTTTCTTCGGGCTGGCGGGCATTCTCGTCTGCTCGTTCCTGGGCGGCATGCGTGCTGTGACCTGGACGCAGGTGGCGCAGTACATCATCATGATTACTGCGTTTTTGGTGCCGACGGCGATGATCGGCCATCAGACCGGCAATGGCTGGTTCCCGCAGTTCAGCTATGGCGAGGCGCTGGCGAAGGTCGAGGTGCTGGAAAAGGCGTTGCGCAATTCTGTGCCGGAGCGAGAGGTGCGCGACTACTACCGGGAGCAGGCGGAGCAGATGCAGCGTCGGCTGGACGGGTTGCCGGATACGTTCTTCAGTGAGCGGGCGGAGTTAGAGCGGCAGTTGCTGGACACGAAGCGTCGCAATGGTCCGCTGCGGGATGTGAAGGTACTCGAAGCGAAGCTGGAGGCGTTTCCGCGGGACGTGGGTGAGGCGCAGAACCAGTGGCTGGAGATGCGCAACCAGTACGTTGAGCGCAGCGAGCCGCCGAGAGCGATGACGGAGCCGTTCCCGGCGCGAGACGACACAACGCGCAACTCGCAGCGTCTGAATTTCTTGCTGCTGATGGTGTGTCTGATGATCGGGACGGCGAGCCTGCCGCACATCCTGACGCGCTACGGCACGACCGCGACGGTGCAGGGTGCGCGTAGCTCGGTGGGCTGGACGTTGTTCTTCGTCGCATTGTTGTATGTGAGTGCGCCCGCGTTGGCGGTGATGCTCAAGTACGACGTGCTGCTGCATCTGGTTGGTGCGCGCTACGACAACCTGCCGGGGTGGGTGACGCAATGGCGTCACGCGACGCCCGTGCAACTGGATATCTCGGACGTCTACCGCGACGGTGTGGTGCAGTGGGGTGAGATCTGGATGCAGCCGGACATGCTGGTGCTGGCGGGACCGGAGATTGCGGGGCTGCCTTATGTGATATCGGGGTTGGTGGCGGCGGGCGCGTTGGCGGCGGTGTTATCGACGGCGGACGGTTTGTTGCTGACGATTGCGAACGCGTTGTCGCACGACGTCTACTTCCACATGGTGGACCGGAACGCGTCGAGTCAGAAGCGGGTGACGACGTCGAAGATATTGCTGTTGTGCGTGGCGATGTTTGCGTCGTATGTGACGTCGCTGAAGTTGGGGAATATTTTGTTTCTGGTGGGGGCGGCGTTTTCGTTGGCGGCGTCGTGCCTGTTCCCGGCGCTGGTGTTGGGGGTGTTCTGGAAACGGACGACGCGTTTGGGCGCGACGGCGGGGATGGTCAGCGGATTGTTGGTGTGCGTGTACTACATCATGACGACGTATCCGTTCTTCACCCGCCTGACGGGCTTCGCGGGCACCCGATGGTGGGGCGTTGACCCGATCTCGGCGGGGGCGTTCGGTGTGCCGGTGGGTTTCGCGGTGGCGATCGCGTTCAGCTTGCTGGGCGGACGCCCGAGCGAGCGCGACCGCCATCTCGTCGACCATCTCCGACGCCCGTAACGACGGGCATCCAAAGAAATTTAACGTCGCACTTCACGAAAGGGGGTGAGATGTTGTCGCCGACCTGCTATAATGCGCGACCATTCAGGAGAGATGGATGAGCGGTTTAAGTCGCACGCCTGGAAAGCGTGTATAGGTTAATAGCCTATCGGGGGTTCGAATCCCCCTCTCTCCGCCACGTATAAACAAAGGGCTTCCCAGTTGGGAGGCCCTTTGTGCGTTTACGTCGCTAAAAACTAAAGAGCGCTGGGCCGTCGATTACAGAGACAGCAACTACGCATCGAGAAAGTCGGCTTTCAACTTATGGCATTCGCAGGCCATTTCGACGGTCATTTCGCCGAGTTCTTCGAAGATCGCGAGCAGGAATCGATGAGGTATTTCTTTGCCGGTATCAGTGACCGTGCTCGTCGTGAGCGCGAGGATGCGTTCGGAAAGCGTGTCGGACCTATGTTGGCTTACGCGGTCAAGCCACCAAGAACCGCGCGAGCCACCCAACCCCGGTGTCAACCTACTTCTGCTCATTCTCTACTCTCGAGCTAAATGGAAGTGGCTTGGTGTTCTCGACTAAACATCGAACCGCATCTTCAAACTGTAACGGGAGGTACGCCACTTCTCGCAGTCATGGCAGCAAGACCTTATCCACGACGAAAATGACGCCGTTGGACTGAAATACGTCGCTGATAGTCACGTGTGCCACGCCACCCTTGTCGTCGGTCACAGTCAGTTGACTGCCTTGTTGACGAACCGTGAGCTTGTCGCCCTCGGCGGTTGTCAGAACTGCGGCACCGCCACTGTCTTTGATCGTTTTCATGAGGTCCTGCGACGACATACGTCCCGGCACAACGTGGTACGTCAACACTTTGACCAGCGTTCCCTTGTTCTCCGGCTTCAACAACGTGTCCACCGTCCCCGCAGGTAGCGCGGCGAAAGCCTCATTGGTCGGTGCAAACACCGTGAACGGGCCGGGACTGGAAAGCGTGTCCACCAAGCCACCGGCTTTCACTGCGGCGACTAACGTTGTATGGTCCTTCGAATTCACCGCATTCTGAACGATGTTCTTCGAGGGATACATGGCTGCCCCGCCCACCATGACAGTCTTCTCGTTGCTATCCATCGCGGCCGCCGTCGCACTGATCTGCCCGCCAAGCATGCACCCTGCCGCGACGAAAACACACAGAAATCCAGTTGAATACGCTGCTTTCATTTCTTCATCCGATTGATGGCACTTCGCAAAGTGGAAGCGCTCATGTTTACGAGCCACCGGGATCATCGGATGCACTTGCAGGAACGGAATCGACATAGGCCGCGATATCGTCCAACACTGTCGAGAATTTTCTGATCGGCAAACCGAGTGCGCCGAGCAGTAGTAAATGCCCAAGGTCGTAACGCTGGACGTGCACGTTATCGCCCATCTCGCTCAGACGATCTGCGAACCGCTCGGTATTGCCGGGGTCGACCAACGAATCGCTATTGCCAACCCCTAACCACATCGGCGGCTCGCGACCTGTCACAAATCGGATCGGCTGACTGTCGTCTCTTACAGTTATCGGAAATATCCGTTCGAGCACTTTGCTGCGCAGCGGGAGAAAATCGTAGGGTCCGGCAAGCGCCACAACGGCGGCAATCTCTTGTTGCCCGACGCGGTACGTATTCAGATAGCGCCTGTCGGTCGCCAGCAAAGCAACGATTTGCGCGCCAGCCGAGTGCCCCATGAGAATCAGGCGATGCTTATCCCCGCCGTACGCCTGCGCGTGGTCCCTCGCCCATCGCACGGCGCGCGCTGCGTCATCCATAAACGCGGGGAAGACGACTTCCGGATATTTTCGGTAATCGGGGATCACGACAATCATTCCCCGTGACGCCAGCGCTTCGCCGACGAAACGATATTCGTCGCGCTCACCGCTTTGCCAACTGCCGCCGTAGAAGAACACCACAACCGGCATCGGTTCGCTGCGTGGCGTGCGGGTCGTCGGGATATACACATCAAGCGCCTGGCGGGTCGAATGCCCGTAGGGAAGCCCTGTCGCCAGGTCATACGTGGAACTGGGTGCCAATACATTGAGAAGGGTTGCCGGGCTACATGCACTGAGCGCGGCACTGGCCGTCGTTATCAGCATCAGGCGGTTGAGTGCGGCAGTTGGCATAGGGTCTCCGTTCGCCATCCGGGTTGGCAGATAAGGGGGCTTGTATGGCGCTCCAGCGCCCGCCCGACGCCCCCACTTTGCCGTATACGGCGGATGACTCGGATCAGATGCACGGAAACCTCAAAGACAGCAATTTTTCTTAACGAAAATGCATCCGTTTGCTCGTTTCGACCGTATACGGAAGTTCGCAAGCCCCGGTAAGTCAGGCTCGTAAAGGGTTTCGACGTACCGGTATTGCATATCGATACGTCGCCTTGGGAGATCAAACGATGATGTCGCTTCGACTACGCGCCCGCCGCGCTAGCGCGCCATGACGCCCGGGCACATTTCGATGTCCCGACGGACTCGGCGTATTCGGACGTCGGTATCTGACCTGGCAGGCATGTTGCGCCGTACGTTGGCTTGTGGACACCGGGGACTCCTGCTTGCGGTTTGGCTCGGCGGGTGCAGTCTTGCGAACGCGCATGCTGGCTGCCTCGACGACGTTCGCAATGCGCAGCGCATCGGTGCCGGAAATTTTTGCGTGCTGGGCTTTTGCCTTTACCGGGCGGAGCTTTGGGCGACGCAAGCCCCCCGACCGTCCACACTGCACGATGCCCCCTTCGCGCTCTCTCTCACGTATGAACGAAGCGTGAGCGCAGAGCGAATCGTCTCGACGGGGCTCGACGAAATTCAACGCCTGTCGGCGCAGCCCATTGCCGATGCTACGCTAGCGCGATGGCAACACAACATGCGGCGCGCCTTTGGTGATGTCGTTCGTGGGGACGAACTCTGCGGCGTCTATTTGCCCGGGCATGGCGCGCGGTTCTACACCAATGGCAAATTGTCGGCCGACGTTCAGGATCCGGCTTTCGCCGAAGCATTTTTCGACATCTGGCTGGATCCCCGAACGCGTGCGCCATCGCTGCGTCAACAGTTGTTGGGCGGTCCCTGAGTGCTCGGCCCTCGCCACCGATACGAGCTCTGGATGCCGCCAGCGTATTGGCGGGCGCTCTATTTGGTGCTCGGCCAGATCGGATGGCTAATTTGTGTGCTCAGTGCCGCTCACGGACAGGCGTGGATCGGCGTG
This window of the Pandoraea sputorum genome carries:
- a CDS encoding alpha/beta hydrolase encodes the protein MPTAALNRLMLITTASAALSACSPATLLNVLAPSSTYDLATGLPYGHSTRQALDVYIPTTRTPRSEPMPVVVFFYGGSWQSGERDEYRFVGEALASRGMIVVIPDYRKYPEVVFPAFMDDAARAVRWARDHAQAYGGDKHRLILMGHSAGAQIVALLATDRRYLNTYRVGQQEIAAVVALAGPYDFLPLRSKVLERIFPITVRDDSQPIRFVTGREPPMWLGVGNSDSLVDPGNTERFADRLSEMGDNVHVQRYDLGHLLLLGALGLPIRKFSTVLDDIAAYVDSVPASASDDPGGS
- a CDS encoding sodium:solute symporter family protein; the protein is MSFTRRLLRYYLYYTAGFLAFVLMIGLLERVNGPGVWIGYAFLFVTIAVYAVIGLISRTSDAAEYYVAGRRVPPMFNGMACAADWMSAASFMGLAGSLYVSGYDGLAYVMGWTGGYCLVAFLLAPYLRKMGRYTVPDFLGTRYDSNLVRALGVFSTILCSFVYLVAQIQGVGLIASRFIGVEFTIGIFFGLAGILVCSFLGGMRAVTWTQVAQYIIMITAFLVPTAMIGHQTGNGWFPQFSYGEALAKVEVLEKALRNSVPEREVRDYYREQAEQMQRRLDGLPDTFFSERAELERQLLDTKRRNGPLRDVKVLEAKLEAFPRDVGEAQNQWLEMRNQYVERSEPPRAMTEPFPARDDTTRNSQRLNFLLLMVCLMIGTASLPHILTRYGTTATVQGARSSVGWTLFFVALLYVSAPALAVMLKYDVLLHLVGARYDNLPGWVTQWRHATPVQLDISDVYRDGVVQWGEIWMQPDMLVLAGPEIAGLPYVISGLVAAGALAAVLSTADGLLLTIANALSHDVYFHMVDRNASSQKRVTTSKILLLCVAMFASYVTSLKLGNILFLVGAAFSLAASCLFPALVLGVFWKRTTRLGATAGMVSGLLVCVYYIMTTYPFFTRLTGFAGTRWWGVDPISAGAFGVPVGFAVAIAFSLLGGRPSERDRHLVDHLRRP
- a CDS encoding DUF4212 domain-containing protein: MTKRSRPGAHGNAAASEIHDADGLSSDVMSEGRPRTQNSVGSLPLSSAEIDIDWHGEAAAIAARHWRRTLWLVAVLMAIGFVVTFVPQFWAREWASVRIAGWPLPFYMGAQGSILIDIGLIAIYALMQRRNDARYRDALIRLRHERRKRLGLEDNAPDPVMARATSRSAGSDSSRAASAQTYR
- a CDS encoding fasciclin domain-containing protein, with product MLGGQISATAAAMDSNEKTVMVGGAAMYPSKNIVQNAVNSKDHTTLVAAVKAGGLVDTLSSPGPFTVFAPTNEAFAALPAGTVDTLLKPENKGTLVKVLTYHVVPGRMSSQDLMKTIKDSGGAAVLTTAEGDKLTVRQQGSQLTVTDDKGGVAHVTISDVFQSNGVIFVVDKVLLP
- a CDS encoding chalcone isomerase family protein is translated as MLRRTLACGHRGLLLAVWLGGCSLANAHAGCLDDVRNAQRIGAGNFCVLGFCLYRAELWATQAPRPSTLHDAPFALSLTYERSVSAERIVSTGLDEIQRLSAQPIADATLARWQHNMRRAFGDVVRGDELCGVYLPGHGARFYTNGKLSADVQDPAFAEAFFDIWLDPRTRAPSLRQQLLGGP